The window TAATTGCTAATAATACCCAAAAGTTTTTAGACACGTTTTTCACTTTTTTTTTGCTATACAGTGAAAAATATCTTACTCAGAAGATAAGACTATATTCATTGAGCCAAAAACTAACAATGATAGCTGTAATAGCTATTGCTACTCCTTTACAGGCTACGCTATTTACTTTTTTCGGTCGTCGCACAGTACGCAAAGATTTTGCTATAACCTAAAAGCCAAAAACCTATATAAACATAGTTATTTGGCAGATTCGGTAAAAAAAGTAGTTTTGTAAACACGCCTTTCTAATAATAGAAAATGTGGTGGTAGCCGATGTTAAAATAGTTAGGCACTACGATAGTTAGGCACTACTAATGGCGTTTGTCAGAACTAAAAAAGTGAAGGATAACGAATACCGTTACTTGGTAGAAAACTATCGCGACCCTAAAGGAAAAGTACGCCAAAGAGTTCTTGAGTATCTAGGACCAGTAGATAAAAGCGAGTCAGAAAATCTTATGGTTACAACGGATCGAAAATTATCTTTTGAAGAATATCTGAGCTATGTCGATGGCACTAATAAACATTACGAACTGGTTGACGGGAAATTAATCGAGATGCCCCCCGCAAGTTTTTTGCATTCAGATATTATTGATTTTATCGCCGATTGTTTTAAGGCGATCGCTCGTCAGTACAACTTAGATATTAAGGTTAAAACCGATGTGGGAGTCAGAACGGGAGTAACATCATCTAGGCTTCCCGATATTTCAGTTATCGATGGTGCGATTTGGCGCAGCTACCGTCGGGACAAAAGTGCCGTCATTGAAGACGTTCTGATGTTAGCAGTAGAGGTGGTTAGCCCTGGTGAGGAACAAATAGAGCGAGACTATACGGACAAAGCAAGGGAGTACCAACAAAAAGGCATTCCCGAATACTGGATTGTTGACCCGATCGAGCAAAAAATCACGATTCTAGTTTTATCTCAGGGGCAATATTCTAAAACCGTATTTACAGGAAGAGATGCGATCGCTTCTCCTACTTTCCCAAAATTAAAACTAACCGCTACTGAGATTTTAGAAGCTTGAATATGTTGATTGATACAACAGGAATAGATAAAGT of the Myxosarcina sp. GI1 genome contains:
- a CDS encoding Uma2 family endonuclease, whose translation is MAFVRTKKVKDNEYRYLVENYRDPKGKVRQRVLEYLGPVDKSESENLMVTTDRKLSFEEYLSYVDGTNKHYELVDGKLIEMPPASFLHSDIIDFIADCFKAIARQYNLDIKVKTDVGVRTGVTSSRLPDISVIDGAIWRSYRRDKSAVIEDVLMLAVEVVSPGEEQIERDYTDKAREYQQKGIPEYWIVDPIEQKITILVLSQGQYSKTVFTGRDAIASPTFPKLKLTATEILEA